One Myotis daubentonii chromosome 3, mMyoDau2.1, whole genome shotgun sequence genomic window carries:
- the LOC132230061 gene encoding NACHT, LRR and PYD domains-containing protein 1a-like, whose product MSCGGGAAESSDDRSVSSEEKDCPSSNLDTSKDSKSGEDSSSESSSESDSDNEEPKTNGELGEVSAEGASAQAEEWGDKESPTNHFNSECVKIEPHCQHCNAENKHNEQVTPRLLSRGQFLLKVDTEGVYECTETGLIFEVNRKVDIKYCVLSWSKYADLVVKPWAVGGPMFDVKCDPACLTSIQFPHSLCLGHHDANMTFRVFHVKNSKASLECAVDHSATHVKWHVSSLSPVGPVIQSEETLYHHGAVILYKVIDQNPSLSFRVYVATNNESFIKDIAKAVKHSSKKFMKIDKPPVCLKLLENGKKYRLVSEPEADITPEEIEFVDGSLLKLKNYIEVYLEQPMEFKLLLVEMDSDEIVWKAKLRECDWVQHDQSQNVSKSRTSGKRRRKVSNTLPEEEVNAKRMKQVDTSDGAKTLLTDDQLITLAGKLGKDWIKIGIVNLELDTSDIDDIQKKEENVTICKFRMLKKWQDKELSNATVQNLYNCLKNVSAEVQDVLEGFL is encoded by the exons TGATGATCGTAGTGTCTCTTCAGAAGAAAAAG aTTGCCCTAGTTCCAACCTAGACACGTCAAAGGACTCTAAATCAG GAGAGGACAGCAGCTCCGAGAGCAGTTCTGAAAGTGACTCCG ataaTGAGGAGCCAAAAACAA ATGGGGAACTGGGAGAGGTTTCCGCCGAGGGCGCTTCCGCTCAGG CTGaagaatggggagacaaagaatcaCCCACAAATCATTTTAATTCAG AATGTGTTAAAATTGAACCTCACTGTCAACACTGTAATGCTGAAAAT AAACACAATGAACAAGTGACCCCCAGACTCCTTTCCAGGGGACAGTTTTT GCTGAAGGTGGACACAGAGGGAGTGTATGAGTGCACGGAAACTGGTCTGATCTTTGAGGTTAACAGAAAAGTTGACATCAAGTATTGCGTTTTGTCCTGGAGCAAATACGCAGACCTGGTTGTCAAGCCCTGGGCTGTTGGGGGACCCATGTTTGATGTCAAATGTGACCCAGCCTGTCTTACCTCCATTCAGTTTCCACATTCCCTCTGCTTGGGGC ACCATGATGCCAATATGACATTCAGAGTCTTCCATGTTAAAAACTCCAAGGCCTCGTTAGAATGTGCTGTGGACCATTCTGCGACCCACGTCAAGTGGCACGTGAGCTCTCTTTCTCCTGTGGGACCTGTCATTCAAAGCGAAGAGACATTATACCACCACGGGGCTGTGATTCTGTACAAAGTCATCGACCAGAATCCCTCCTTATCTTTTCGGGTGTACGTAGCAACCAATAACGAGTCCTTCATCAAG GATATTGCCAAGGCTGTCAAGCACTCCTCTAAGAAATTCATGAAGATCGACAAGCCTCCTGTGTGCCTGAAGTTATTGGAGAATGGGAAGAAGTACAGACTGGTCAGTGAACCGGAAGCCGACATCACCCCTGAG gaaattgaaTTTGTGGATGGTTcccttttaaaactgaaaaattatattGAAGTTTATTTGGAGCAGCCAATGGAGTTTAAATTACTGTTGGTTGAAATGGATTCCGACGAGATTGTATGGAAAGCGAAACTGAGAGAAT GTGACTGGGTTCAACATGATCAGAGTCAGAACGTTTCAAAAAGCAGAACAAGTG gtaaaaggCGACGTAAAGTAAGTAACACTCTACCTGAAGAGGAGGTCAATGCTAAAAGAATGAAGCAGGTTGACACTTCAG ATGGAGCCAAGACCCTGTTAACAGACGATCAGTTGATTACCCTTGCTGGGAAGTTGGGGAAAGATTGGATAAAAATTGGCATTGTCAACCTGGAGTTGGACACCAGCGATATTGATGATAtccagaagaaggaagaaaatgtgaCAATTTGTAAGTTTCGGATGCTGAAGAAGTGGCAAGACAAGGAGCTAAGCAACGCCACAGTCCAGAATTTATATAACTGCTTGAAAAACGTCTCAGCTGAAGTCCAGGATGTGCTGGAAG GTTTCTTATAG